A portion of the Hylaeus volcanicus isolate JK05 unplaced genomic scaffold, UHH_iyHylVolc1.0_haploid 12237, whole genome shotgun sequence genome contains these proteins:
- the LOC128883753 gene encoding probable geranylgeranyl transferase type-2 subunit beta: MIVEKSDQPLTPTMNWEKHVIFILKSFFEDSSTVTLHTQHLRMGNTYWGLNALYLLLPGTDLPHGLSSIWTSLMTSHSMSGLFEGSDIFIQKVTEFIQMSKDSLGGYGYAPQQDAHLTSTLYAICSLIILGSFQLVVKERDTLSQWIVSLQKPDGSFSGDKWGEVDARFMYCAVASLQLLGNLHLLNKQAAVTWIQRCENEDSGFGGIPDAESHAAYTYCCVASLFLLGVSEDVVDADKLGYWLAERQLPMPCGGFNGRPEKASDVCYSWWIVASLNLINRDHWVDANALETFIVNSQDEFDGGIADSPGNIPDVFHTFFGLAALSLNGKISGKSIHPAYCISHDLIKKQKCSSIHY; this comes from the exons atgatAGTAGAGAAATCGGATCAACCTTTAACACCTACAATGAATTGGGAGAAACatgtcatttttatattaaagtcTTTTTTTGAGGACTCATCGACAGTGACATTACATACTCAACATTTGCGCATGGGAAACACATATTGGGGTCTCAATGCTCTTTATTTACTTCTACCAGGAACTGATTTACCGCATGGTTTAAGCTCTATCTGGACATCTTTAATGACATCCCATTCTATGTCTGGTTTGTTTGAAGGatctgatatttttatacaaaaagtaaCGGAGTTTATACAAATGTCAAAAGATTCTTTAGGTGGATATGGCTATGCTCCACAACAAGATGCACATTTAACTTCAACATTG tATGCTATTTGTTCTTTAATAATCTTGGGTTCGTTTCAACTTGTTGTAAAGGAACGGGATACTTTGAGCCAGTGGATTGTTtctttacaa AAGCCAGATGGTTCGTTTAGTGGGGATAAATGGGGAGAAGTTGATGCTCGTTTCATGTACTGTGCCGTTGCATCCTTACAATTGTTAGGAAATCTCCACTTACTTAATAAACAGGCTGCTGTCACTTGGATTCAAag GTGTGAAAATGAGGATTCTGGTTTTGGTGGCATTCCTGACGCAGAGTCTCACGCTGCATATACGTATTGTTGTGTTGCAA GCTTATTTCTTCTTGGAGTTTCAGAAGATGTTGTGGATGCA GATAAGTTAGGGTACTGGCTAGCCGAGCGTCAGCTTCCAATGCCCTGTGGGGGATTCAATGGCAGACCTGAAAAAGCTTCAGACGTGTGTTATTCATGGTGGATTGTCGCCTCGTTGAACTTAATAA atcGAGATCACTGGGTAGACGCTAACGCGTTAGAAACATTTATAGTTAATTCTCAAGATGAATTTGACG GAGGTATAGCGGATTCTCCCGGTAATATACCTGATGtctttcatacatttttcggTCTTGCTGCTCTGTCTCTCAATGGGAAAATCTCAGGAAAATCAATTCACCCGGCTTATTGCATTAGTCACGATTTgatcaaaaaacaaaaatgtagtAGTATTCACTATTGA
- the LOC128883754 gene encoding uncharacterized protein LOC128883754 — translation MLEACIRQGALLKRVFDAIKEMVPEVNLECTPSGIQLQAMDNSHVSLVSLDLKEQAFETYQCDRSRSLGLNMVAVSKMFKHCGNDDAVIIRHIDDQDKISFVFEATTEDRVSDFDLKLMNIEQEHLSVPDSEFPAKITLPSKQFQRICSDLGQFSDSLTIEASHKLVKFSASGDIVGGNITLRPRESTEERVEIETESPQYKVQLSFAVRYLNYFSKAAPLASHVQLKLADNLPLEVTFYLNDNTNVGRLRFYLAPKMEEESESQNAAS, via the exons ATGTTAGAAGCGTGTATACGTCAAGGAGCTTTATTAAAAAGAGTCTTTGATGCTATTAAAGAAATGGTTCCCGAAGTTAATTTAGAGTGTACACCTTCCGGAATACAATTACAAGCCATGGATAATTCCCATGTCTCTCTTGTGAGCTTAGACCTCAAAGAACAAGCTTTTGAAACGTATCAATGCGATCGTTCCAGATCATTAGGACTTAACATGGTAGCCGtttctaaaatgtttaaacattgCGGCAATGACGACGCAGTAATAATTCGTCATATAGATGATCAagataaaatatcatttgtatTTGAAGCTACAA cTGAAGATCGTGTCTCCGATTTCGATTTGAAACTTATGAATATTGAACAAGAACATCTTTCTGTACCTGACTCTGAATTCCCTGCTAAAATTACACTTCCTTCAAAACAATTCCAACGTATTTGTTCTGATTTAGGTCAATTTTCGGATTCAT TAACAATTGAAGCAAGCCACAAACTTGTTAAATTCTCGGCATCTGGAGATATAGTAGGAGGAAACATAACACTACGACCACGTGAATCCACAGAAGAACgtgttgaaattgaaactgaGTCCCCACAATATAAAGTACAGCTTTCATTTGCTGTTCGTTATCTCAATTACTTTAGTAAAGCAGCGCCGTTGGCTAGTCATGTGCAATTAAAACTAGCCGATAATCTTCCTTTAGAagtgacattttatttaaatgataacACTAATGTTGGCCGTTTACGTTTCTATTTAGCCCcgaaaatggaagaagaatCCGAATCTCAGAATGCAGCCAGCTAA
- the LOC128883841 gene encoding uncharacterized protein LOC128883841 yields the protein MSMVDMIFEEESSHCFNFLDMFYYYASNHLYDLFRLLLESSLMLLPISLSNKTAVLRWYETQELPIALPYAFCLLFFSAIINISLRISAPIYVDLLILFILLLLWSLTKVYYDLLLKRQKAFGCSINSREKYDSSFYAENKKKLRTASHMMHVIRPLQNENSFKSDHVLVHFKNHTNSREGNFHTCANENKIITPVACSKKLSLNFVLETLIHPFIPFRNTRMFHTLTSSDIQYWNHNIHKKLANISHLSYEKQRVVEVHFFKTAKNCISKLDEYYNLQNHSFSRFHFKKTDVLRKSFILYHAIHKKLLLPQLFGRVIKNNFTKKHHTRNIYKTTKNNIMCITTNAAQSALQCYSPFSQDNIIWITSYSNKLKCSPYSTQNIYLFLFLTKFINSIKTSKQQYNNDWLSPKRPFLTHSPVENISLSLQHIFTYFFHTVSYYKDCTQITLLYKSKTFNFSFNVNKCFRNYCFFFFKRLLQLSMELDEKHTTCEIFCHCFPVYLKDDVPLCIQCVTTLYHSSVRNAFLDFLLKNFTIAMGETLTKHNNSFMYPVLSCFSLEMYMQIFKKSLIDYGNVCTSNLFVFLKEKLPSCEDLLTLSFFKECSKITNDFVLQCSHLVNLKCIPKKLLTEELNFQVKEALKTNSLLRLNKAFDVIHFFNIKVNEELCSQIVDRSQNLNYQPVRSSLLKFVQEQDYFKNIQNVSRSIAVFLKYKDQEILKNLLKMTNTSKEVLSISVMANFIKACNYCGHVEYGLKLWFTMIENCIQPTPYIFGCLLDMLVSNNHVIEAFIFLQNSTEYNINPNTVHYSIVLKGCAQKKMLTKALEVYKDMKDKNIFCNNITYNTLINTCIVCNNPTAAACIVSDMWLRNKLKPDVVTYSTIIKGFCEKKKLRDAMNIFFLMLSHDVEPDAITYNTLLEAYSHEESPILMDLIFNCMLQRNVAPSPFTLTIMIKYLGKQGQLARALTLADELPYRFQFQKDSYVYTALIAACITCNDIPKALQFFIELNKSPYKKVVTARTFRTICFGCLKAKNVLAAYVFAYEATDRQLNIDQNLLHDIFIALKGLNHPNHPQFHYISSSLVSPTFLRNAIAWLKRYVPCPPRFNFPTLQKIFSQFRLPSNELHYLFSFF from the exons ATGTCAATGGTTGATATGATTTTCGAAGAAGAGAGCTCACATTGctttaatttcttagacatgtTTTACTATTATGCTTCTAACCATCTGTACGATCTTTTCCGTCTTTTATTAGAATCCTCTCTCATGCTTTTACCGATTTCTCTATCAAATAAAACAGCGGTTTTAAGATGGTATGAAACCCAAGAATTACCTATTGCTTTACCTTATGCATTTtgccttcttttcttttctgccattattaatatatcgtTAAGAATTTCTGCTCCT ATTTATGTAGatcttttaattctttttatcttaTTACTTTTATGGTCACTTACCAAAGTGTACTACGATCTTCTACTCAAACGTCAGAAAGCCTTTGGTTGCTCTATCAATTCGAGAGAAAAATATGACTCATCATTTTAtgcagaaaacaaaaaaaaattaaggaCTGCGTCACACATGATGCATGTTATTCGTCCTTTGCAAAATGAAAACTCTTTCAAGTCTGATCACGTATTAGTACATTTTAAGAATCACACAAATAGTCGAGAAGGAAACTTTCATACATGTgcaaacgaaaacaaaatcatTACGCCTGTTGCTTGTAGTAAAAAATTGTCCCTCAATTTTGTTTTGGAAACGTTAATACACCCTTTCATTCCATTTCGGAATACAAGGATGTTTCATACTTTGACTTCATCAGATATTCAATATTGGAATCATAACATACACAAAAAACTCGCCAATATTTCACACTTATCTTATGAAAAACAAAGAGTTGTTGAAgtccattttttcaaaactgcaaaaaattgtatatctaAGCTTGATGAATACTATAATCTACAAAATCATTCATTT AGTAGgtttcactttaaaaaaacGGATGTTCTAAGAAAgtcctttattttatatcatgcAATTCACAAAAAATTGCTGTTACCTCAACTCTTTGGACGtgttatcaaaaataatttcacaaagAAACACCACACTaggaatatttacaaaacgaCTAAAAACAACATTATGTGTATAACAACCAATGCTGCGCAGAGCGCTCTCCAATGTTATTCTCCTTTTTCTCAGGACAATATAATTTGGATCACATCATATAGCAACAAGCTAAAGTGTTCACCTTATTCAACGCAAaacatttatctttttttatttttaacaaaattcataaactCTATTAAAACATCTAAGCAACAATACAACAATGATTGGTTAAGTCCAAAGCGTCCTTTCCTTACTCATTCACCTGTCGAGAATATCTCTCTGTCTCTACAACATATCTTCACATATTTTTTCCACACTGTATCCTATTATAAAGACTGCACTCAAATAACGTTACTATACAAATCTAAGACtttcaacttttcttttaacgttaataaatgttttcgaaattattgtttttttttttttaaacgtttactTCAACTCTCTATGGAACTTGATGAGAAGCATACGACTTGTGAAATTTTTTGTCACTGCTTCCCAGT GTACTTAAAAGATGATGTTCCGTTATGTATTCagtgtgttacaacattataTCATTCTTCTGTTCGAAATgcttttttagattttttattaaaaaacttcaCAATTGCTATGGGGGAAACTTTAACAAAGCATAACAATTCTTTCATGTATCCCGTGCTTAGCtgtttttctttggaaatgtatatgcaaatttttaaaaaaagtcttATTGATTATGGTAACGTGTGCACAAgcaatttgtttgtttttttgaaagaaaagttgCCTTCTTGTGAAGACTTACTTACATtaagtttttttaaagaatgcagtaaaattacaaatgattTTGTTCTACAATGCTCGCatcttgtaaatttaaaatgtataccAAAAAAACTACTCACAGAAGAATTAAACTTTCAAGTAAAAGAAGCTTTAAAAACGAATTCTCTGCTAAGGTTAAATAAGGCTTTCGACgtcatacattttttcaatataaag GTTAACGAAGAACTCTGCTCACAAATAGTCGATCGTagtcaaaatttaaattaccaaCCAGTGCGATCCTCTTTGCtaaaatttgtacaagaacaagattatttcaaaaacataCAAAACGTTTCACGTAGTATCgcagtttttttaaaatataaagatcaagaaatattgaaaaaccTTTTGAAAATGACAAATACATCCAAAGAAGTACTAAGTATATCTGTTATGGCAAACTTTATAAAGGCTTGTAATTATTGTGGACATGTTGAATATGGTTTAAAATTATGGTTTACAATGATTGAAAATTGCATTCAACCAACCCCATACATTTTCGGATGCTTATTAGATATGTTAGTATCTAATAACCACGTTATTGaagctttcatttttttacagAACAGCACTGAATACAATATCAACCCCAATACAGTACATTACAGTATTGTTCTAAAAGGTTGTGCTCAAAAGAAAATGCTTACCAAAGCGTTAGAAGTTTACAAAGATATGAAAgacaagaatatattttgcaaCAACATCACCTATAATACATTAATCAATACGTGTATTGTATGTAATAATCCGACAGCTGCAGCTTGTATTGTATCAGATATGTGGTTAAGAAACAAACTGAAACCTGATGTCGTGACTTATTCAACCATTATAAAAggtttttgtgaaaaaaaaaaattacgggatgccatgaatatattttttttaatgttatcaCATGATGTTGAACCGGATGCAATTACATACAATACACTTTTGGAAGCATATTCTCACGAAGAATCTCCTATACTTAtggatttaattttcaactgtATGCTACAACGTAATGTGGCACCTTCCCCTTTTACGTTAACTATTATGATTAAGTATTTAGGAAAACAAGGTCAGCTTGCTCGTGCATTAACATTAGCAGATGAGCTGCCTTATcgctttcaatttcaaaaagatTCTTACGTTTATACAGCTTTAATCGCCGCTTGTATTACATGTAATGATATACCCAAAGCTTTGCAGTTTTTTATCGAATTGAATAAAAGTCCTTACAAGAAGGTTGTTACCGCTCGAACGTTTCGTACTATATGTTTCGGTTGTCTTAaagcaaaaaatgttttggCTGCTTACGTTTTTGCCTATGAAGCAACAGACCGCCAACTTAATATAGATCAAAATCTTCTTCATGACATTTTCATTGCTCTCAAAGGATTAAATCATCCCAATCATCCCCAATTTCATTACATCTCTTCCTCCCTCGTTTCCCCCACATTTCTTAGAAATGCAATTGCGTGGCTTAAGCGATACGTTCCCTGTCCTCctcgttttaattttccaaccttacaaaaaatattcagccAGTTTCGCTTACCATCAAATGAACTTCActatttgttttcctttttctaa
- the LOC128884409 gene encoding calcyclin-binding protein-like: MSNISQQINDYQSEIDDWLHLKSCTKNTNILKAIDDKITGLRRLIENSAPQKRMDDHEDENAVKSKISKKVTDLYTPISNFAWDQTQNVVKIYVTIAQLKELNSNMVKVQFTNNSMSLTVTSHDRSCPSQRLNISKFFKPILPDKCKYRLRDNMITITLTKLEPTSWDDVKYKEPQKPSKLGNDMGESTGDPGQSLMKLMKNLYEEGDDQMKRTIAKAWTESQSKQGGMNNFGLP, translated from the exons ATGAGTAATATCTCTCAGCAAATTAACGATTACCAATCTGAAATCGATGATTGGCTTCATTTAAAATCATGTACTAAAAATACGAATATATTGAAAGCAATAGACGACAAAATTACGGGATTAAGACGACTGATTGAg AATTCGGCACCTCAGAAGCGCATGGATGACCATGAAGATGAGAACGCCGTGAAATCTAAG aTTTCAAAAAAAGTGACTGACTTGTATACACCTATTTCTAATTTTGCATGGGATCAAACGCAAAACGTAGTAAA AATCTATGTGACGATTGCGcaattaaaagaattgaattCCAATATGGTCAAAGTTCAGTTCACCAATAACTCTATGTCTTTAACT gtAACATCTCATGATCGCAGCTGCCCTTCTCAACGTCTCaacatttctaaatttttcaaacctATTTTACCTGACAAATGCAAATATCGTCTTCGTGACAATATGATAACTATCACCTTAACGAAA TTGGAACCGACATCATGGGACGATGTAAAATATAAGGAACCtcaa AAACCGTCTAAATTAGGAAATGATATGGGAGAAAGTACTGGTGACCCTGGACAATCTCttatgaaattgatgaaaaatcTTTATGAAGAA GGAGATGATCAAATGAAACGTACAATTGCAAAGGCTTGG ACTGAATCCCAATCCAAACAAGGCGGTATGAATAATTTTGGTTtaccttga
- the LOC128884407 gene encoding uncharacterized protein LOC128884407 isoform X3, whose product MSELDHKIDSFKTIVSYVEQSKNKKHKTLSGRKKKNVKVIDKVTKNSNKENKIRKKTKKNDSFNSIINLVCNSIEYICFPIHKILWQQSLTSGIRHRRDHLNRQIKNGPYTQEEHDILKASLENYFKLQGWNEQECWNHITSFGEGSGRSSKQKEVVEAQHWEKIAMALPQRSVRSVQLFALRRLYPWKTGPWTKEEENDLIELVKRPPNYIQSKWRDLEPRLCEPQHVGTSKRHRWTKEEDIKLLKAINLVTGVPLPYRAVPWREVQEHMPNFSPCALSWRYKNTLFPSIIEGMFKGAKERVLFRQYLRYVKSGLQSGLIKDLSEVEGKRVVPFWYSSNHQRRFTQYLKASCSPEIQNSSLTTQINYLYNKLKCDKKEKHDLRRLSESYEMLKKINGVIEVPATPGVLSQRYKNPFAHKSNVSSNEKQKNLPSRNLFVTVTKNNTEKQTKSILRPLTAKMEKIQNIVPPHLHHVPEAFPIYLEAKKRKQRKEKQHCLSQQISTQSVTHGKSTKIKIVHD is encoded by the exons ATGTCTGAGTTGGATCataaaattgattcgtttAAAACAATCGTTTCATATGTGGAACAGtcaaaaaataagaaac ACAAAACCTTAtctggaagaaaaaaaaaaaatgttaaagttaTAGATAAGGTTACGAAAAATTCTAACAAG gaaaacaagataaggaagaaaacaaagaaaaatgattccTTCAACTCCATCATAAATCttgtatgtaattcaatagaatatatttgttttcctATACACAAAATTCTAT GGCAACAATCTTTAACAAGTGGAATAAGACATCGCCGTGATCATTTAAatagacaaataaaaaac GGTCCTTATACACAAGAGGAACATGATATTCTTAAAGCATCATTAGAGAATTACTTTaag TTACAAGGCTGGAATGAACAAGAATGCTGGAATCACATAACGTCTTTTGGCGAGGGGAGTGGACGATcatcaaaacaaaaagaagtcGTTGAAGCACAACATTGGGAAAAAATAGCTATGGCATTACCGCAAAGATCGGTACGCAGTGTACAGCTTTTTGCGCTTCGACGTTTGTACCCGTGGAAAACAG GTCCTTGGacaaaggaagaagaaaatgatttaattgaGTTGGTTAAGCG gcCTCCAAATTACATCCAGTCTAAATGGAGAGATCTCGAACCCCGTTTATGTGAACCACAACATGTTGGTACAAGTAAACGGCATAGATGGACAAAAgaagaagatattaaattattgaaggCTATCAA TTTAGTGACAGGTGTTCCACTTCCGTATCGTGCAGTGCCATGGAGAGAAGTTCAAGAGCACATGCCTAATTTTTCTCCATGCGCACTTTCTTggcgatataaaaatacattatttccTTCTATTATTGAGGGAATGTTTAAAGGAGCGAAAGAACgc GTGTTATTTCGACAATATCTACGATATGTGAAAAGCGGGTTACAGTCTGGATTGATTAAAGATTTGTCGGAAGTGGAAGGAAAACGTGTTGTTCCTTTTTGGTATTCCAGTAATCATCAAAGACGTTTCACT CAATATCTTAAAGCAAGTTGTTCTCCAGAAATACAAAACTCATCATTAACaacacaaattaattatctttataataaactgaaatgtgataaaaaagaaaaacatgatTTACGTCGTTTAAGTGAATCATACGAAatgcttaaaaaaattaatggagTGATTGAAGTACCAGCAACTCCTGGGGTTTTGTCTCAACGATACAAGAACCCTTTCGCACATAAATCCAACGTGTCTTccaacgaaaaacaaaaaaatttgccATCTCGAAATCTTTTTGTAAcagtaacaaaaaataatacagaaaagcAGACTAAAAGTATTCTTCGACCTTTAACAGCAAAGatggaaaaaattcaaaatattgttcCCCCCCATTTGCATCACGTACCTGAAGCTTTTCCAATATATTTGGAggcaaagaaaagaaaacaacgtAAAGAGAAACAACACTGTCTATCCCAACAAATCTCCACTCAATCTGTTACTCATGggaaaagtacaaaaataaaaatagttcacgactaa
- the LOC128884407 gene encoding uncharacterized protein LOC128884407 isoform X1 yields the protein MSELDHKIDSFKTIVSYVEQSKNKKHKTLSGRKKKNVKVIDKVTKNSNKENKIRKKTKKNDSFNSIINLVCNSIEYICFPIHKILWQQSLTSGIRHRRDHLNRQIKNGPYTQEEHDILKASLENYFKLQGWNEQECWNHITSFGEGSGRSSKQKEVVEAQHWEKIAMALPQRSVRSVQLFALRRLYPWKTGPWTKEEENDLIELVKRYGFTWTKFAYEYFQRPPNYIQSKWRDLEPRLCEPQHVGTSKRHRWTKEEDIKLLKAINLVTGVPLPYRAVPWREVQEHMPNFSPCALSWRYKNTLFPSIIEGMFKGAKERVLFRQYLRYVKSGLQSGLIKDLSEVEGKRVVPFWYSSNHQRRFTQYLKASCSPEIQNSSLTTQINYLYNKLKCDKKEKHDLRRLSESYEMLKKINGVIEVPATPGVLSQRYKNPFAHKSNVSSNEKQKNLPSRNLFVTVTKNNTEKQTKSILRPLTAKMEKIQNIVPPHLHHVPEAFPIYLEAKKRKQRKEKQHCLSQQISTQSVTHGKSTKIKIVHD from the exons ATGTCTGAGTTGGATCataaaattgattcgtttAAAACAATCGTTTCATATGTGGAACAGtcaaaaaataagaaac ACAAAACCTTAtctggaagaaaaaaaaaaaatgttaaagttaTAGATAAGGTTACGAAAAATTCTAACAAG gaaaacaagataaggaagaaaacaaagaaaaatgattccTTCAACTCCATCATAAATCttgtatgtaattcaatagaatatatttgttttcctATACACAAAATTCTAT GGCAACAATCTTTAACAAGTGGAATAAGACATCGCCGTGATCATTTAAatagacaaataaaaaac GGTCCTTATACACAAGAGGAACATGATATTCTTAAAGCATCATTAGAGAATTACTTTaag TTACAAGGCTGGAATGAACAAGAATGCTGGAATCACATAACGTCTTTTGGCGAGGGGAGTGGACGATcatcaaaacaaaaagaagtcGTTGAAGCACAACATTGGGAAAAAATAGCTATGGCATTACCGCAAAGATCGGTACGCAGTGTACAGCTTTTTGCGCTTCGACGTTTGTACCCGTGGAAAACAG GTCCTTGGacaaaggaagaagaaaatgatttaattgaGTTGGTTAAGCGGTATGGGTTTACGTGGACAAAGTTCGcctatgaatattttcaaaggcCTCCAAATTACATCCAGTCTAAATGGAGAGATCTCGAACCCCGTTTATGTGAACCACAACATGTTGGTACAAGTAAACGGCATAGATGGACAAAAgaagaagatattaaattattgaaggCTATCAA TTTAGTGACAGGTGTTCCACTTCCGTATCGTGCAGTGCCATGGAGAGAAGTTCAAGAGCACATGCCTAATTTTTCTCCATGCGCACTTTCTTggcgatataaaaatacattatttccTTCTATTATTGAGGGAATGTTTAAAGGAGCGAAAGAACgc GTGTTATTTCGACAATATCTACGATATGTGAAAAGCGGGTTACAGTCTGGATTGATTAAAGATTTGTCGGAAGTGGAAGGAAAACGTGTTGTTCCTTTTTGGTATTCCAGTAATCATCAAAGACGTTTCACT CAATATCTTAAAGCAAGTTGTTCTCCAGAAATACAAAACTCATCATTAACaacacaaattaattatctttataataaactgaaatgtgataaaaaagaaaaacatgatTTACGTCGTTTAAGTGAATCATACGAAatgcttaaaaaaattaatggagTGATTGAAGTACCAGCAACTCCTGGGGTTTTGTCTCAACGATACAAGAACCCTTTCGCACATAAATCCAACGTGTCTTccaacgaaaaacaaaaaaatttgccATCTCGAAATCTTTTTGTAAcagtaacaaaaaataatacagaaaagcAGACTAAAAGTATTCTTCGACCTTTAACAGCAAAGatggaaaaaattcaaaatattgttcCCCCCCATTTGCATCACGTACCTGAAGCTTTTCCAATATATTTGGAggcaaagaaaagaaaacaacgtAAAGAGAAACAACACTGTCTATCCCAACAAATCTCCACTCAATCTGTTACTCATGggaaaagtacaaaaataaaaatagttcacgactaa
- the LOC128884407 gene encoding uncharacterized protein LOC128884407 isoform X2 encodes MSELDHKIDSFKTIVSYVEQSKNKKHKTLSGRKKKNVKVIDKVTKNSNKENKIRKKTKKNDSFNSIINLLENEIQPYYDPTAGQQSLTSGIRHRRDHLNRQIKNGPYTQEEHDILKASLENYFKLQGWNEQECWNHITSFGEGSGRSSKQKEVVEAQHWEKIAMALPQRSVRSVQLFALRRLYPWKTGPWTKEEENDLIELVKRYGFTWTKFAYEYFQRPPNYIQSKWRDLEPRLCEPQHVGTSKRHRWTKEEDIKLLKAINLVTGVPLPYRAVPWREVQEHMPNFSPCALSWRYKNTLFPSIIEGMFKGAKERVLFRQYLRYVKSGLQSGLIKDLSEVEGKRVVPFWYSSNHQRRFTQYLKASCSPEIQNSSLTTQINYLYNKLKCDKKEKHDLRRLSESYEMLKKINGVIEVPATPGVLSQRYKNPFAHKSNVSSNEKQKNLPSRNLFVTVTKNNTEKQTKSILRPLTAKMEKIQNIVPPHLHHVPEAFPIYLEAKKRKQRKEKQHCLSQQISTQSVTHGKSTKIKIVHD; translated from the exons ATGTCTGAGTTGGATCataaaattgattcgtttAAAACAATCGTTTCATATGTGGAACAGtcaaaaaataagaaac ACAAAACCTTAtctggaagaaaaaaaaaaaatgttaaagttaTAGATAAGGTTACGAAAAATTCTAACAAG gaaaacaagataaggaagaaaacaaagaaaaatgattccTTCAACTCCATCATAAATCtt cttgaaaatgaaattcaaccCTATTATGATCCTACGGCAGGGCAACAATCTTTAACAAGTGGAATAAGACATCGCCGTGATCATTTAAatagacaaataaaaaac GGTCCTTATACACAAGAGGAACATGATATTCTTAAAGCATCATTAGAGAATTACTTTaag TTACAAGGCTGGAATGAACAAGAATGCTGGAATCACATAACGTCTTTTGGCGAGGGGAGTGGACGATcatcaaaacaaaaagaagtcGTTGAAGCACAACATTGGGAAAAAATAGCTATGGCATTACCGCAAAGATCGGTACGCAGTGTACAGCTTTTTGCGCTTCGACGTTTGTACCCGTGGAAAACAG GTCCTTGGacaaaggaagaagaaaatgatttaattgaGTTGGTTAAGCGGTATGGGTTTACGTGGACAAAGTTCGcctatgaatattttcaaaggcCTCCAAATTACATCCAGTCTAAATGGAGAGATCTCGAACCCCGTTTATGTGAACCACAACATGTTGGTACAAGTAAACGGCATAGATGGACAAAAgaagaagatattaaattattgaaggCTATCAA TTTAGTGACAGGTGTTCCACTTCCGTATCGTGCAGTGCCATGGAGAGAAGTTCAAGAGCACATGCCTAATTTTTCTCCATGCGCACTTTCTTggcgatataaaaatacattatttccTTCTATTATTGAGGGAATGTTTAAAGGAGCGAAAGAACgc GTGTTATTTCGACAATATCTACGATATGTGAAAAGCGGGTTACAGTCTGGATTGATTAAAGATTTGTCGGAAGTGGAAGGAAAACGTGTTGTTCCTTTTTGGTATTCCAGTAATCATCAAAGACGTTTCACT CAATATCTTAAAGCAAGTTGTTCTCCAGAAATACAAAACTCATCATTAACaacacaaattaattatctttataataaactgaaatgtgataaaaaagaaaaacatgatTTACGTCGTTTAAGTGAATCATACGAAatgcttaaaaaaattaatggagTGATTGAAGTACCAGCAACTCCTGGGGTTTTGTCTCAACGATACAAGAACCCTTTCGCACATAAATCCAACGTGTCTTccaacgaaaaacaaaaaaatttgccATCTCGAAATCTTTTTGTAAcagtaacaaaaaataatacagaaaagcAGACTAAAAGTATTCTTCGACCTTTAACAGCAAAGatggaaaaaattcaaaatattgttcCCCCCCATTTGCATCACGTACCTGAAGCTTTTCCAATATATTTGGAggcaaagaaaagaaaacaacgtAAAGAGAAACAACACTGTCTATCCCAACAAATCTCCACTCAATCTGTTACTCATGggaaaagtacaaaaataaaaatagttcacgactaa